The Ictalurus punctatus breed USDA103 unplaced genomic scaffold, Coco_2.0 Super-Scaffold_100056, whole genome shotgun sequence genome has a window encoding:
- the LOC128630406 gene encoding E3 ubiquitin-protein ligase UBR2-like: MHVCSYSNSEQPGLAHWLNTTCQQIRALHSAHKRAKPTNAGETETVEDSPPPESFRLDHTPVTPYSSSIREMLMTFGTATYKVGLKVHPNEQDPRVPIMCWGSCSCTIQSIGQSAPISYGLRIHV, from the exons atgcatgtttgtaGTTACAGCAATAGTGAGCAGCCAGGTCTGGCTCATTGGCTGAATACAACGTGCCAGCAGATCAGAGCCTTGCACTCTGCTCATAAGAGAGCCAAGCCAACAA atgctggtgagacagagactgtggaggactctcctcctcctgagaGTTTCAGGCTGGACCACACACCAGT CACCCCTTATTCAAGCTCCATAAGGGAGATGCTGATGACATTTGGGACCGCAACTTATAAAGTTGGCCTTAAGGTGCACCCTAATGAGCAGGACCCCCGTGTGCCTATCATGTGCTGGGGCAGCTGTTCTTGCACCATCCAGTCTATAGGTCAGTCTGCACCCATTTCTTACGGACTAAGAATTCATGTATAA